Proteins encoded by one window of Carassius carassius chromosome 30, fCarCar2.1, whole genome shotgun sequence:
- the LOC132110455 gene encoding opsin-3-like isoform X2: MTLSGLAYERYIRVVHAKVIDFPWAWRAITHIWLYSLAWTGAPLLGWNRYTLEVHQLGCSLDWASKDPNDASFILFFLLGCFFVPVGVMAYCYGNILYTVKMLRSIQDLQTVQTIKILRYEKKVAAMFLMMITCFLVCWTPYAVVSMLEAFGRKSFISPTFAIIPSLFAKSSTAYNPVIYAFMSRKFRRCMLQMLCSRLASVQHSIKDHPLARIEHPIRPIVMSQSRPDRPKKRVTFSSSSIVFIIASNDTHHLDITSKCNDEPDINVIQVRPL; the protein is encoded by the exons ATGACTCTCTCCGGTCTGGCGTATGAGCGCTACATCCGTGTGGTTCATGCCAAGGTCATTGACTTCCCCTGGGCCTGGAGGGCCATCACACACATCTGGCTGTACTCTTTGGCCTGGACTGGAGCTCCTCTCCTGGGATGGAACCGCTACACGCTAGAAGTCCATCAGTTAGGCTGCTCTCTTGACTGGGCTTCCAAAGATCCCAACGACGCTTCCTTCATTCTCTTCTTCCTCCTCGGATGCTTCTTTGTTCCTGTAGGCGTCATGGCCTACTGTTATGGAAACATCTTGTACACTGTGAAAATG CTGCGTTCTATCCAGGATCTGCAGACGGTTCAGACGATTAAGATCCTGCGATATGAGAAGAAAGTGGCGGCGATGTTTCTAATGATGATCACCTGTTTCCTGGTGTGCTGGACGCCCTATGCTGTGGTCTCCATGCTGGAGGCTTTTGGCCGGAAGAGTTTCATCTCCCCCACTTTTGCCATCATTCCCTCTCTCTTCGCCAAATCCAGCACTGCCTACAACCCCGTCATCTACGCCTTCATGAGCAGAAAG tttcgCAGGTGTATGTTACAGATGCTGTGTTCTCGTCTGGCCAGTGTGCAGCACAGCATTAAGGACCATCCCCTGGCCCGCATTGAACATCCTATACGGCCCATTGTGATGTCACAGAGCCGTCCCGACCGGCCGAAAAAGAGAGTGACCTTCAGCTCTTCCTCCATCGTATTCATCATCGCTAGCAATGACACTCATCATCTGGATATTACCTCCAAATGCAATGACGAACCAGACATAAACGTAATTCAAGTTCGACCGCTTTGA
- the LOC132110455 gene encoding opsin-3-like isoform X1: MNYFNQTSLETNLEDYDYIFADETFKLLTFTIGSIGVLGFCNNIIVIILYYRFKRLRTPTNLLIVNISVSDLLVSVTGVNFTFVSCVKRRWIFNSATCVWDGFSNSLFGIVSIMTLSGLAYERYIRVVHAKVIDFPWAWRAITHIWLYSLAWTGAPLLGWNRYTLEVHQLGCSLDWASKDPNDASFILFFLLGCFFVPVGVMAYCYGNILYTVKMLRSIQDLQTVQTIKILRYEKKVAAMFLMMITCFLVCWTPYAVVSMLEAFGRKSFISPTFAIIPSLFAKSSTAYNPVIYAFMSRKFRRCMLQMLCSRLASVQHSIKDHPLARIEHPIRPIVMSQSRPDRPKKRVTFSSSSIVFIIASNDTHHLDITSKCNDEPDINVIQVRPL; this comes from the exons atgaattattttaatcaaacatCGCTTGAGACTAACCTTGAGGACTATGATTATATCTTCGCCGATGAGACTTTTAAACTCCTGACGTTCACCATCGGATCTATCGGTGTCCTGGGCTTCTGTAATAATATCATCGTCATTATTCTCTACTACAGGTTCAAGAGACTCCGAACACCAACTAATTTGTTAATAGTGAATATAAGTGTCAGCGATCTGCTGGTGTCAGTCACTGGGGTTAATTTCACATTCGTCTCGTGCGTGAAGAGAAGATGGATCTTTAATTCTGCCACATGTGTTTGGGATGGATTCAGCAACAGTTTATTCG GCATCGTGTCCATCATGACTCTCTCCGGTCTGGCGTATGAGCGCTACATCCGTGTGGTTCATGCCAAGGTCATTGACTTCCCCTGGGCCTGGAGGGCCATCACACACATCTGGCTGTACTCTTTGGCCTGGACTGGAGCTCCTCTCCTGGGATGGAACCGCTACACGCTAGAAGTCCATCAGTTAGGCTGCTCTCTTGACTGGGCTTCCAAAGATCCCAACGACGCTTCCTTCATTCTCTTCTTCCTCCTCGGATGCTTCTTTGTTCCTGTAGGCGTCATGGCCTACTGTTATGGAAACATCTTGTACACTGTGAAAATG CTGCGTTCTATCCAGGATCTGCAGACGGTTCAGACGATTAAGATCCTGCGATATGAGAAGAAAGTGGCGGCGATGTTTCTAATGATGATCACCTGTTTCCTGGTGTGCTGGACGCCCTATGCTGTGGTCTCCATGCTGGAGGCTTTTGGCCGGAAGAGTTTCATCTCCCCCACTTTTGCCATCATTCCCTCTCTCTTCGCCAAATCCAGCACTGCCTACAACCCCGTCATCTACGCCTTCATGAGCAGAAAG tttcgCAGGTGTATGTTACAGATGCTGTGTTCTCGTCTGGCCAGTGTGCAGCACAGCATTAAGGACCATCCCCTGGCCCGCATTGAACATCCTATACGGCCCATTGTGATGTCACAGAGCCGTCCCGACCGGCCGAAAAAGAGAGTGACCTTCAGCTCTTCCTCCATCGTATTCATCATCGCTAGCAATGACACTCATCATCTGGATATTACCTCCAAATGCAATGACGAACCAGACATAAACGTAATTCAAGTTCGACCGCTTTGA